In Desulfobaccales bacterium, a genomic segment contains:
- the priA gene encoding primosomal protein N': MAVPLAHSLTYRLPEALATAAQVGSLVRVPVGRRQVTGYLLNPTLSPPPGTLRDIQAVLDPIPRFGPELVPLFRWLADYYQYPLGEALNFIIPGGAPATKARRELWACPIDQPESDQFSEKRLGPKSRAVLAHLREAGPTAVPDLKRRFPACRDSLRRLAARNLILLEDRTRLRTLPNETPFSPEESHLTLVPEQEQALAAIVQGIDAGGFVPFLLHGVTASGKTEVYLNAASHALARGRQVLVLLPEIALTHPVAQAFKRRFGPRVTLLHSGLSEAFRVDQWRRIMVGEVDIVVGARSAVFAPLPRLGLVVVDEEHDPSYKQEGGLLYQARDVALYRGKLAEAAVVLVSATPQVATCYYARAGKYRYLHLGYRVTPQDLPEIQLVDLRTQRDKSLKIISRPLLTALEDVLRRGEQALLFLNRRGYARAMFCLFCGHVFQCRNCSVALTHHQAQGRLVCHYCGYAEAVPSICPLCQSTAIKRYGVGTEQVEAEVKLKLPGVRVARLDRDTAPHSGRALTVLQDFAAGELDFLVGTQMIAKGHHFPQVTLVGVIAADLSLFFPEYHAGERTFQLLSQVAGRAGRGAAKGKVLIQTYQPEHYVFQTVQTHDYDSFYQRELESRRQLGYPPFTRLALVRISGPQEPLVAQEARRLVAALEIFRTQDHDLRTQVRILGPAPAGLTRLQGRFRWQILIKSYGRPPLLRLLQHLRQVWTPTSRSLSLTLDIDPATLF; this comes from the coding sequence GTGGCCGTGCCCCTAGCCCACTCCCTGACATATCGCCTTCCTGAGGCCCTTGCGACCGCGGCCCAGGTGGGCAGTCTGGTCCGGGTGCCGGTGGGCCGCCGCCAGGTAACCGGATATCTCCTCAACCCCACTCTTTCTCCTCCCCCCGGAACCCTCCGGGACATCCAGGCAGTGCTTGACCCCATACCCCGTTTCGGTCCGGAGTTGGTGCCCCTGTTCCGCTGGCTGGCGGATTACTATCAATATCCCCTGGGGGAAGCCTTAAACTTCATCATTCCCGGAGGTGCGCCGGCAACAAAGGCGCGGCGGGAATTATGGGCCTGTCCCATCGATCAACCCGAGAGCGACCAATTTTCAGAGAAGCGCCTGGGTCCCAAGTCCCGGGCCGTCCTGGCGCATCTCCGAGAGGCCGGCCCCACTGCGGTGCCCGATCTTAAGCGCCGTTTTCCCGCCTGTCGCGACAGCCTGCGTAGACTGGCCGCCCGAAACTTAATTTTGTTGGAAGATCGCACCAGGCTGCGCACCCTCCCAAACGAGACCCCTTTCAGCCCGGAAGAGTCTCACCTCACCCTTGTTCCTGAACAGGAGCAGGCCCTGGCGGCCATTGTCCAAGGAATTGACGCAGGCGGGTTTGTTCCCTTTCTGCTGCACGGCGTCACCGCCAGCGGCAAAACCGAGGTCTATCTGAATGCAGCCAGCCATGCTCTGGCCCGGGGGCGCCAGGTTTTGGTCCTTTTGCCCGAGATCGCCCTGACCCACCCCGTGGCCCAGGCCTTTAAGCGCCGCTTCGGCCCCCGGGTCACCCTGCTCCACAGCGGCCTTTCCGAGGCCTTCCGGGTGGACCAGTGGCGCCGCATCATGGTGGGAGAAGTGGATATTGTGGTGGGGGCGCGCTCCGCGGTCTTTGCCCCCTTACCGCGCCTTGGATTGGTGGTTGTGGATGAAGAACACGACCCCTCTTACAAACAAGAAGGCGGCCTCCTCTACCAGGCTCGGGATGTGGCTCTCTATCGGGGGAAACTGGCGGAAGCGGCGGTAGTCCTGGTCTCCGCCACTCCCCAGGTGGCCACCTGTTATTATGCCCGGGCAGGAAAATATCGCTATCTCCATCTCGGCTACCGGGTCACCCCCCAGGACCTGCCCGAAATCCAGCTTGTGGACTTGCGAACCCAGCGGGATAAGAGTCTCAAGATCATTTCCCGGCCTCTGCTCACGGCCCTGGAGGACGTGCTCCGCCGAGGCGAACAAGCCCTGCTGTTCCTCAATCGCCGGGGATATGCCCGGGCCATGTTTTGTCTCTTTTGCGGCCACGTCTTCCAGTGCCGCAATTGCAGCGTGGCCCTGACCCACCACCAGGCCCAGGGCCGCCTGGTCTGCCATTATTGTGGTTATGCCGAGGCGGTGCCTTCAATCTGCCCCCTATGCCAGTCCACCGCAATCAAGCGTTACGGCGTAGGCACCGAACAGGTGGAAGCGGAGGTTAAACTAAAGTTGCCCGGGGTCCGGGTAGCCCGCCTGGACCGGGATACCGCGCCCCACAGCGGCCGAGCCCTGACGGTTTTGCAGGACTTTGCCGCGGGTGAGTTGGATTTTTTGGTGGGCACCCAGATGATCGCCAAGGGCCATCACTTCCCCCAGGTAACCCTTGTGGGGGTCATCGCCGCCGATCTCAGTCTCTTCTTCCCTGAGTATCATGCCGGCGAGCGCACCTTCCAACTCCTGTCCCAGGTGGCCGGCCGGGCCGGCCGGGGCGCTGCCAAAGGTAAGGTGCTAATCCAGACCTACCAGCCGGAGCACTATGTCTTTCAGACGGTGCAAACCCACGATTATGACAGTTTTTACCAACGGGAACTGGAGTCCCGGCGGCAACTGGGTTACCCGCCCTTCACTCGACTGGCCCTGGTGCGTATAAGCGGCCCTCAAGAACCACTCGTGGCCCAGGAAGCCCGGCGCCTGGTCGCAGCCCTGGAGATTTTTAGGACCCAGGACCATGACTTACGCACCCAGGTGCGAATCTTGGGGCCGGCGCCGGCCGGGTTAACCCGCCTTCAGGGCCGGTTCCGCTGGCAGATCCTTATCAAAAGTTACGGCCGCCCTCCCCTGCTGCGCCTGCTCCAACACCTGCGCCAGGTCTGGACCCCCACTTCCCGCTCCCTCAGCCTCACCCTGGATATCGACCCGGCCACCCTGTTTTAG